Proteins from a single region of Caldanaerovirga acetigignens:
- a CDS encoding methyl-accepting chemotaxis protein, translated as MLSIGIVGAGKGGTAILKAAAGLPDIKIAGIADLDYNAPGMLLARQLGIPTFHDCMELMRVPHLDLVVEVTGNQKVRESIEASKQNNTSVLDAQAARLMMGIINAKEEMMEKLQVHAQELATTAEELENAISRIAGATKELAKVAEELASRGQVLSDAAGNAKNHLSKIGDILYFIKKVAAQTNLLGLNAAIEAARAGDYGRGFSVVAGEVRKMSTDSAKAAEQIGETLSNIEKSVGEIINGILETSQVTDRQASATQQIVEKVEQIRQVAENLGKVAGRLDALK; from the coding sequence ATGCTGAGCATTGGAATCGTTGGAGCGGGCAAGGGAGGTACGGCTATTTTGAAAGCGGCAGCGGGCCTGCCGGATATAAAAATAGCAGGCATCGCGGATCTAGATTATAATGCACCAGGGATGCTGCTCGCAAGACAATTAGGAATACCGACATTTCATGACTGCATGGAACTTATGCGGGTGCCGCATCTTGATCTCGTGGTTGAGGTGACGGGGAATCAAAAAGTTCGTGAATCAATAGAGGCTAGCAAGCAAAACAATACATCGGTTTTGGATGCTCAAGCTGCACGGTTGATGATGGGCATAATCAACGCAAAAGAGGAGATGATGGAGAAACTTCAGGTCCATGCTCAGGAACTTGCTACCACGGCGGAAGAGCTAGAAAATGCGATTTCCAGAATAGCGGGAGCGACTAAAGAACTCGCAAAGGTAGCCGAAGAACTGGCGTCAAGAGGCCAGGTGCTCAGTGATGCTGCAGGAAACGCTAAAAATCATTTAAGTAAAATAGGTGATATACTGTATTTCATCAAAAAAGTTGCAGCCCAAACTAATCTCCTCGGCCTTAATGCGGCTATAGAGGCTGCGAGAGCCGGCGACTATGGGAGGGGATTTTCCGTGGTAGCTGGAGAAGTCAGGAAGATGTCCACCGATAGCGCAAAAGCAGCCGAGCAGATAGGTGAGACCTTAAGCAACATAGAAAAATCAGTAGGTGAGATAATAAATGGGATACTGGAAACCAGCCAGGTAACGGATCGCCAGGCGTCTGCAACCCAGCAAATTGTCGAGAAAGTAGAGCAAATAAGACAGGTAGCAGAAAATCTGGGAAAGGTTGCCGGTAGATTGGACGCGCTGAAATGA
- the hydG gene encoding [FeFe] hydrogenase H-cluster radical SAM maturase HydG encodes MYINKNNNLEELKADFIDDEAIHKALESGKKASREDVREIFHKAREAKGLDVEDVAKLLYCEDEELLEEMYSTAKELKEKIYGKRIVIFAPLYYSDYCINNCRYCGYRRDNKIARKRLTMEEVRREVEILEEMGHKRLALEAGEDPVNCPIEYTLEVIKTVYDTRLKNGSIRRVNINIAATTVENYRKLKDAGIGTYVLFQETYHRPTYKFMHPSGPKSDYDYHTTAMDRAMAGGIDDVGLGVLFGLYDYKYEVLALLQHAKHLDEAYGVGPHTISFPRIKPALGVNVKEFPYLVSDSEFKKIVAIMRLAVPYTGMILSTRERPDFREEVISLGISQISAGSCTGVGGYYEEIANKGKKSNTQFQVEDHRTPNEVLLSLCERGYLPSYCTACYRRGRTGDRFMELAKSGNIQNFCQPNAILTFKEFIMDYADPILREIGEKVIEKSLDDIPNRTVREKTAERLKKIERGERDLFF; translated from the coding sequence ATGTATATCAACAAAAACAACAATTTGGAAGAGCTTAAGGCAGATTTTATTGACGATGAAGCCATTCATAAAGCTTTGGAATCCGGGAAAAAGGCTTCCAGAGAGGATGTAAGGGAAATCTTTCATAAAGCCAGAGAAGCAAAAGGCCTCGACGTGGAAGATGTCGCAAAGTTGCTATATTGTGAAGATGAGGAACTCCTAGAGGAAATGTATTCTACTGCAAAAGAATTGAAGGAAAAAATTTATGGAAAAAGGATAGTAATTTTTGCCCCCCTTTACTACAGCGATTACTGCATAAACAATTGCCGCTATTGCGGCTATAGAAGGGACAACAAGATTGCTCGAAAAAGGCTTACGATGGAAGAGGTAAGGCGAGAAGTGGAGATTTTGGAGGAAATGGGTCACAAAAGATTGGCCCTTGAAGCTGGTGAAGATCCTGTAAACTGTCCCATCGAATATACGCTCGAAGTGATAAAGACAGTATACGACACGCGGTTGAAAAACGGGAGCATCCGCAGGGTAAATATAAATATCGCCGCGACGACGGTAGAAAACTACAGGAAATTAAAAGATGCTGGAATAGGTACCTATGTCCTTTTCCAGGAAACCTACCACAGGCCAACGTACAAATTTATGCATCCTTCAGGTCCGAAGAGTGATTACGATTATCACACGACGGCAATGGATAGAGCGATGGCTGGCGGTATCGACGATGTCGGACTGGGAGTCCTATTTGGCCTTTACGACTACAAATACGAGGTTCTCGCCCTTCTTCAACATGCAAAACATCTAGACGAAGCTTACGGTGTGGGACCCCATACCATATCTTTCCCTAGGATCAAACCGGCTTTGGGAGTTAACGTAAAGGAATTTCCATACCTTGTATCTGACAGTGAATTTAAGAAAATAGTAGCAATAATGCGCCTTGCCGTGCCGTATACCGGCATGATTCTTTCAACAAGAGAACGTCCGGACTTCAGGGAGGAAGTCATATCGCTCGGTATATCGCAGATAAGTGCAGGTTCATGCACGGGTGTCGGTGGATACTATGAAGAAATAGCAAATAAGGGAAAAAAATCAAATACACAATTTCAGGTTGAAGACCACCGCACTCCAAATGAAGTTCTGCTTTCGCTATGCGAAAGGGGATATCTTCCCAGCTACTGCACGGCATGCTACCGGAGAGGGCGAACTGGAGACAGGTTTATGGAACTTGCGAAATCTGGAAATATTCAGAACTTCTGCCAGCCCAACGCTATACTGACATTTAAAGAGTTTATAATGGACTATGCTGACCCAATACTTAGAGAGATAGGGGAAAAGGTAATAGAAAAAAGTCTTGATGACATTCCCAACCGAACTGTAAGGGAAAAAACAGCAGAAAGGCTAAAGAAAATAGAAAGAGGAGAAAGAGACCTTTTCTTTTAA
- a CDS encoding DUF4446 family protein, which yields MTQNFFNLLHGFFKANLDKVLILLIAISAVSLIVFIIINIKLNKITKNYIALMRGAGGKNLEELLIKYFQSVKQAMSEVAAIKERINILEKDMLFAVQKVHIKKYNAFADMGGNLSFSMALLNGENSGVIITSIYGREESRVYLKPVVKGDPACALSPEEKEVLEKAITKEGFLNAKGEF from the coding sequence ATGACGCAAAATTTTTTTAATTTACTACATGGTTTTTTTAAAGCGAACTTGGACAAGGTTTTAATACTGCTGATTGCGATTTCTGCTGTGAGCCTTATTGTGTTTATAATCATAAATATCAAGTTGAATAAAATTACAAAGAATTATATAGCACTAATGAGAGGTGCTGGTGGTAAAAATTTGGAAGAATTGCTTATAAAATATTTTCAAAGTGTAAAACAGGCTATGTCGGAGGTAGCCGCAATAAAGGAACGAATTAATATCTTGGAAAAGGACATGCTTTTTGCGGTCCAGAAGGTACATATAAAAAAATACAATGCTTTTGCAGATATGGGCGGAAACTTGAGCTTTTCGATGGCATTATTAAACGGTGAAAATAGCGGGGTCATTATCACGAGTATTTATGGCAGAGAAGAGAGCCGCGTATACCTAAAACCGGTGGTAAAAGGGGACCCAGCCTGTGCCTTGAGTCCGGAAGAAAAAGAAGTT
- a CDS encoding ParB/RepB/Spo0J family partition protein, with protein MSKKGLGKGLGALIPMIDEKDEGSIQEVDIEEIKPNKMQPRKDFDEEKIRELASSIKEHGVLQPVILRKAKEGYELVAGERRWRAAKLAGIKKIPAVVKNLTDAEVMQIALIENLQREDLTPMEEAMAYKRLMEEYGMTQEELASKIGKSRSQIANTVRLLNLESEIQEMINQKKITAGHARAILAIEDPKERIKIAKKIIEENMSVRETEEVIKRISIKSGKTMRKNNKNEINPALIHVAEQLQRALGTKVRIKGSERRGRIEIEYYSEDELERILEVIVKF; from the coding sequence TTGAGTAAGAAAGGATTAGGGAAGGGGTTGGGAGCTCTTATTCCGATGATTGATGAAAAAGATGAAGGAAGCATACAGGAGGTTGATATAGAAGAAATAAAGCCGAACAAAATGCAGCCTAGAAAGGATTTTGATGAAGAAAAGATAAGGGAACTGGCTTCCTCAATAAAAGAGCACGGAGTCCTACAGCCTGTGATTTTAAGAAAAGCTAAAGAAGGATACGAACTGGTGGCTGGTGAAAGGCGATGGAGGGCAGCAAAATTGGCCGGGATAAAAAAGATTCCGGCGGTAGTAAAGAACTTGACGGATGCAGAAGTAATGCAAATTGCTTTAATAGAAAATCTACAAAGAGAAGACTTGACACCGATGGAAGAAGCAATGGCGTATAAAAGATTAATGGAAGAATACGGAATGACTCAGGAGGAACTGGCGTCTAAGATAGGGAAAAGCCGCTCTCAAATTGCAAATACGGTGAGGCTATTAAATCTTGAGAGCGAAATCCAAGAAATGATAAACCAGAAGAAAATAACAGCAGGACATGCTCGGGCGATTTTGGCGATTGAGGACCCTAAAGAAAGGATAAAAATCGCAAAAAAAATTATTGAGGAAAATATGTCAGTAAGAGAAACGGAAGAAGTAATAAAAAGAATATCTATTAAATCCGGAAAAACTATGAGAAAGAATAATAAAAATGAAATTAATCCGGCACTGATCCATGTAGCAGAGCAACTCCAAAGGGCACTGGGCACTAAAGTAAGGATTAAGGGCAGCGAAAGAAGAGGAAGGATTGAAATCGAATATTACTCAGAAGACGAACTGGAGAGGATATTGGAAGTAATTGTGAAATTTTAG
- a CDS encoding DUF554 domain-containing protein — protein sequence MLGTVINSIAIIMGALLGNLLKGRFSENMSTTLMQGLSLVVMLIGLSMALKTENFLILTLSIVSGAALGEIMKIEEKLNRLGEALERRFGGGDGNFTKAFVSASLIYCVGAMAIMGAIESGLTGNHSILLVKSILDGVSAVIFSSTLGIGVAFSAATVFLYQGSIAMAAGFIKSYLTDVIIAEMTAAGGLLIFGIGINMLEGKSRVKVGNLLPAIFTAIAFTILISKFPKL from the coding sequence TTGCTCGGTACAGTGATAAACTCTATTGCTATCATAATGGGTGCACTTTTAGGCAACCTTTTAAAGGGTCGTTTTTCTGAAAATATGAGCACAACTCTTATGCAAGGCTTAAGCCTTGTGGTGATGCTGATAGGATTGTCTATGGCATTAAAAACGGAAAATTTTCTGATATTGACCCTCAGCATTGTAAGCGGGGCGGCACTGGGCGAGATTATGAAAATTGAGGAAAAGTTGAACCGGCTGGGAGAAGCGCTCGAAAGGCGCTTTGGTGGTGGTGACGGAAATTTTACAAAAGCTTTTGTGTCCGCAAGCCTCATCTATTGCGTAGGGGCAATGGCCATAATGGGGGCAATTGAAAGCGGTCTTACGGGAAATCACAGTATATTACTTGTAAAATCCATATTGGACGGCGTGTCCGCAGTAATTTTTTCATCGACTTTAGGCATTGGCGTCGCTTTTTCTGCAGCAACGGTCTTTCTTTATCAGGGGAGCATAGCCATGGCGGCTGGGTTCATAAAGTCTTACCTTACTGATGTCATAATTGCAGAAATGACTGCAGCGGGCGGACTTTTAATTTTTGGGATTGGAATAAATATGCTGGAAGGCAAATCAAGGGTGAAAGTGGGCAACTTGCTACCTGCCATCTTTACCGCTATTGCGTTTACAATACTGATTTCAAAATTTCCGAAACTGTAA
- a CDS encoding ParA family protein — protein sequence MAKAIAIANQKGGVGKTTTAVNLAACIASFEKKVLLIDIDPQGNATSGLGLDKYKTENSIYKVLVDEESIKKNIEKTRYENLFILPSNIQLAGAEIELVMMISREYRLKNAIKEIKDEFDYIFIDCPPSLGLLTLNALTAADTVLVPIQCEYYALEGLGQLMNTISLVKKHLNKNLEVEGVLLTMFDPRTNLSIQVVEEVKKYFKDKVYRTIIPRNVRLSEAPSHGKPIIIYDSKSKGAEVYMELAKEVLGIE from the coding sequence ATGGCAAAGGCAATAGCTATTGCAAATCAAAAAGGTGGAGTTGGTAAAACTACGACGGCTGTAAATCTAGCTGCTTGTATTGCATCTTTCGAGAAAAAGGTTTTGCTGATTGATATTGATCCGCAGGGGAATGCAACAAGCGGTTTAGGGTTAGATAAGTACAAAACGGAAAATTCAATCTACAAGGTACTTGTTGACGAAGAGAGCATAAAAAAGAACATAGAAAAGACAAGATACGAAAACCTTTTCATACTGCCTTCAAATATTCAACTTGCAGGGGCAGAAATTGAACTAGTTATGATGATATCAAGAGAATATAGGTTAAAAAATGCTATAAAAGAAATAAAAGATGAATTCGACTATATTTTTATAGACTGTCCTCCGTCGCTTGGACTGCTAACATTGAACGCTTTAACGGCTGCAGATACAGTTTTAGTTCCAATACAGTGTGAGTATTACGCTTTAGAAGGCTTGGGGCAGTTGATGAATACTATAAGTTTGGTAAAAAAGCACTTGAATAAAAACTTAGAAGTAGAAGGAGTATTACTTACAATGTTTGATCCCAGAACTAACCTATCCATACAAGTAGTAGAGGAGGTAAAAAAATATTTTAAGGATAAAGTTTACAGGACAATAATTCCTAGGAATGTAAGGTTAAGTGAGGCTCCTAGCCATGGAAAACCTATAATAATTTATGATTCTAAGTCGAAAGGAGCGGAAGTTTATATGGAACTTGCAAAGGAGGTGTTGGGAATTGAGTAA
- a CDS encoding aminotransferase class V-fold PLP-dependent enzyme: MAYFDNAATSWPKPEEVYKTVEDVMRKFGGNPGRSGHKKALEAARLIYDAREVMADFLNAESPSNIVFTMNATDALNIAIKGVLRPGDHVITSSMEHNSVARPIYALTKCGVEWEIVKCAKDGTLDPEDILKAIKPNTRLIAITHASNVTGTVMPIEEIGRIARERDILFLVDAAQTIGILDIDVRNQNIDLLAFPGHKGLYGPQGTGGLYVREGIKLTPLRQGGTGSFSEELSQPDILPDLLESGTLNTPGIAGLAEGVRFLKKLGLSHVRSHEEMLTRRFLEGLKKIEGITVYGCPHKKSEVAVISLNVRGLDSSELAFLLDSKYDIQVRPGLHCSPLAHETIGTIDKGTVRFSFSIFNTIEEIQKALSALEEISSKSR; the protein is encoded by the coding sequence ATGGCGTATTTCGATAATGCGGCTACTTCATGGCCTAAGCCTGAAGAGGTATACAAGACGGTTGAAGATGTAATGAGGAAGTTCGGGGGAAACCCGGGCAGGAGCGGGCATAAAAAGGCTTTAGAAGCTGCACGGCTTATTTATGATGCAAGGGAAGTCATGGCGGATTTTTTGAATGCTGAAAGTCCGAGCAATATAGTTTTTACGATGAACGCCACTGACGCACTCAATATTGCCATAAAGGGGGTCCTGCGCCCGGGAGACCATGTCATAACGAGTTCCATGGAGCACAATTCTGTGGCGAGGCCCATTTACGCCCTGACAAAATGCGGTGTGGAATGGGAGATAGTCAAGTGTGCAAAGGATGGCACACTGGACCCCGAAGATATTTTAAAGGCAATAAAGCCAAATACCCGCCTTATTGCCATAACCCATGCCTCTAACGTGACCGGAACCGTAATGCCCATCGAAGAAATAGGCAGGATTGCTCGAGAAAGGGACATCTTATTTCTTGTGGATGCTGCTCAGACAATAGGCATTCTCGACATAGACGTTAGAAATCAAAATATAGACCTGCTTGCTTTTCCCGGGCACAAAGGCCTTTATGGCCCTCAAGGTACTGGTGGGCTTTACGTCAGAGAAGGGATTAAGCTGACGCCGCTAAGGCAAGGAGGCACCGGAAGTTTTTCTGAGGAACTTTCGCAGCCTGACATACTTCCTGACTTGCTGGAGTCCGGAACTCTCAATACGCCCGGTATCGCTGGTCTGGCTGAAGGAGTGCGGTTTTTAAAAAAGTTAGGCCTTTCGCATGTACGTTCTCATGAGGAAATGCTAACCCGGAGGTTTTTAGAGGGCTTAAAGAAAATCGAGGGGATTACTGTATACGGCTGCCCGCATAAAAAAAGCGAAGTAGCCGTGATTTCATTGAACGTAAGAGGACTTGATTCATCCGAGCTGGCCTTCTTGCTGGACAGCAAGTATGACATTCAAGTTCGGCCAGGACTCCACTGCAGTCCATTGGCACACGAGACTATTGGCACAATTGATAAAGGGACTGTAAGGTTTAGCTTTTCAATATTCAATACGATCGAGGAGATACAAAAGGCCCTTTCTGCATTAGAAGAGATATCTAGCAAATCCCGATAA